Within the Planctomycetaceae bacterium genome, the region CAAAATCTGATTTTTAGTCAAAAAAACCGCTTTTTCCCTTTAAAAAGTCTTAATTTCCGCTTTGGCACAATTCTTGCAAGAACGTTGGATATGTGTTCTGCCAATGCGCATTGAAGCAGGACACATTGGAACTTTTTAAAAGTTATACGTATGACAGAATTAAATCAAAAAACCGACATAGGAGAATTGGGCCAGCATTGGCACGAAAGGCTCAAAGAACTCCGTCTTGCCAGGACGAATAAGGCTCAAAGACAGCCGCGTCAGGCTCCACAGGCGGATAACAGTGTCCATATCCCAGCGGACGAAGAGCTTTTTGCCGGTACTGTACACGAGGAATTGACATCGAAGGACATTTTTGCCGGCGATGATTCGACGTATGAAGAACTTGAAGCTGCGGTTCATGTTATACCTGCTGTTTCAGCGTCTGTTAAGTCATCCGCAAAGGCTAAGTCATCACGGCCGGTACCCATATCACTTACATACAGTAGTTTTTCCCCACTGGAAATATCGCTTGCTGCCGGTGTTTTAATTATCGTGGCAGTGTTGATTTTTGAGTTTTTCAGTCCTTTCGCTATTCGCAGTCCCTGGCACAAAGCGCAGCAGTCTCAAGCAGTTCAACCAACTGCCGAGACAGTCGAACCGGTTGTCGAACAAGTCGAACCACAGGTCGAAGAAGTCATTGCAGTTGAGCCGTCCCAGCCCGCAACTTTGCAATCGGCACAGCAATTATACCTGAAAGAAGAATATCCACAGGCACTGGAAGTTTATACGAAATTATATGAAAATCCTTCTGTCAGCAAAGACGACCTGATGAAAGATTTTCTGCAGTTGCAAATGGCTTTATGTGCCGAGCGAATCGGCCAATACAATCAGGCCGCCATAGATTTCAGAAGGTTATTATACAGTCGTTCGCCGGTTGTTAGAGTTATGGCAGGTTATCATTGCGGTTTGCTTGAGATGCACAGAAATGATTATCTTAGTGCCAGAACAAAGGCGTATCAGGCGATTGCCTTGATTGACGCCGTCGATTTCGACAAGGACTGGGCTTATTCATTTAGAAGGAATTGTTATTTTCTTGCCGCCCAGGCGATGACAAAAGAGGTTGTGAGACTTTGTGATACTTACGGTCAGCAGCCCGCAGAGTTATGGCCTGCTTATAGTGCCGCCGATGAAATTTTCCTTAATCTTGACGAAAGCAAAATTTATGATTTGTTGAATTCCGGCACTAACAAGCTTTTGCCTGCCGCTCTCGGCCCGCAAGTTCAGAAATTCGATAATCAGGGCGGCTTTGACTTATATAATATTGTTTGCGACGGCGCTTCGATAGAAGAGCTGGTTGGCAAATTTTCATTTTCTACACAAATCAATTCGAAATGGGATTTGAATTTAGACGATTCGGGTATTCGCAGGCAGCTTGTTTATTTATATCTGCGTTCGGCACAGACTCGTCAGTTTGCGACCGTTGCCGCAGGTTGTGCCGGTTTGCTTGCTGATACGAGTGACAACGGATTGATTAACATTTATAATCCGTCATCGTATTCGCTGCTGTCGGAGCATCTGACAAGATTGAGCAGTCAGGCGGTTTCGCAATGGCGTGAGTTCGTTTTGATGTTCCCCGAAGACGAACGTCAGGCAAGTGTGCATTTTGCATTGGGTCTGCTGTACGTACCTGCGAATCTTTATACTGAATCGATATCAGAGTATAAACTGGTAGCAAATCGTTTCGCACGTTCACCGCTGGCTCCGTACGCTCTGGTCAATCTGGCAAATATCAGATGTAATTTGAAGGATTATCATGGCGCGTATGAGGATTTACGGCAGTTGACCGAGCAGTTCCCGGATTCTCAAGTTTCTGTTGATGCGTCTTTATACTATGCCGACACGGCGTTTAAAGCCGACTTGAAAGAAGAGTCTGCCAGGATTTACAAGAAGGTTTATAATTCGGCTCTGACTCCTGATGTTCAGGTTTCCGCCGCGTTTGGTGCCGGCAAAAGTTCGTATATGGTACAGGATTATGAAGATGCCGAAAAGTGGCTGACTAAATACCTCGCCGCTGTGCCGAACACGCCGAGCAGGGATTTGTATCAGGCTTATCTTTACCTGGCCAGAACTTATTTGGCTCTCGATAAAATAGATTTTGCCTGTGAGGCGATGAATTACGCTATGCAGGGTGCGTCGCAGTATTTACAGAAAGAAGAATACATCGATGTTATTCCCTCGCTGGTTGACGCCTATATGAAGAATGGCAGTTATGTGCAGGCGCTGAATCTGCTGGGCAGTATCGATATGACTTCGCTGACGCAGGACGAATCTGTTCAGGTATTAATATTGAAAAGCAAAATGCTTCGCGCTATGGGGCTTATCGACAGGGCGCTTACGATTTTCGGCGACAGGGTCGAATATACTTATGACAAGCAGTTGAGATCGCAGATTTATTTTGAGTTGAGTCAGTCTTACCGGCAGAAGGGCGATTTAAACACCGCCGGCAAACTGTTAAGCGAAGTCGTTGTGCTGGCAAAAGCAGGGCCGCTGCTATACGACGCCTCGATTAGTCTTGCGAATATTTGTCTTGAGCTTGGCAATGGTTCACAGGCCATATCTGTTTGCCGTCAGCTTCTGGAGTTGGAGCCTGAAGCGGGAGTAAAACAAAAGGCGCTTGAGATTTTAGCCGCCGCGTATAAACAAAATAAAAATTATGACAGCGCTGCTTTGGCGCTTTTGGGACAATGGAAATAAAAAATATAAAATTTGAAATTTCGGGTTGCATAGGCATTTTGACAATATGTCTGGCATTTTTTGTTTCGGTTTCTGCCGCCGAGGAGTTTGAGCCTTTAGACGTTTTGGACGCGAACTTCCAGACCGTTGTTGATATGAATATGGTTCCGCTTGATTTTCTTAGTATAGCGCAGGCAAATCTTCTTACGAAGATGGATGGTTCTTCGGATTTGCGGAGTCAGCTCAAACAAGTAATTGACCGGATTAATTCTGTTCAATTCAAATCTAAAGAGCAGGCCGATCGCGATGCGGCCGTATCGTCCGACATAGCCGTCGCTGAAAATGCCGCCAAACAGGACAAAGAGGCCAAAGACTTTCCAAAGACAATTATTCCCGATGCTTCAGTCTCGCAGGATAGTCAAAAAAACATGAACATCACAGAGCAGACTTCGCGAATGATTGAACAGAGTATTCAGCAGCCGCAGAGCGTGAAAAATCCGCTTGAACTTGCAGACATTTTATACAATTGCGGCCGGCTCAAAGACGCCGCGGTGTTTTATCAGCAGGCACTCGAAGATTCAAACGAAATTAACGACGTTATGTACAAAGACAAGGCATGGATTTTGTTCCAGGCCGGAAACTGTCTTCAGAAAATAGAACCTCAAACAGCCGTGAAGATGTATAAACGTCTGATAGCCGAGTATTCTGATTCTACCTGGGCACAGGCCGCCGGTGCAAAAAGCAATCTTATCGAATGGTACCTTCAGCAGAAGCCGGACGCACTGTTAAAGAAGGCTAAATGAGACTTATGAACAAGAACGTATTAGTTGTTGACAGCGACAAGGACTCAACGCGGGTTGTGCTGGAGATTTTAGCTCGCAGAGGAATTCGCGCAACCGTTGCCGGCTGTGGCAAAGCAGTTGCCGATTTTCTTGTCCGCGACAGTTACGATCTTGTGTTCAATGTTGTTCGTGTTAGTCATCCGCAGGATGATTTCCGTATCATTCGAGATATTAGAACGACCTGGCCGCAAATGCCGCTGATTACGATTTGTGATTCGCAAAATCAGCCGCAAAATAACCAGCAGTTGCTCGACATAGTTGCCGCCGTAACAAACGCAGGCTGCTGTGATTGTCTGATTAAGCCTTTGGATAAATCACGCATTGAAAATCTGCTCGACAGTGTACTGCCGAACAATAAAGTCGCCATCGCAGATTATGACGACAGGGACAATCTTTCGACGATAATCGGCAGGAGTGAAAAGCTGCTGAACATTGTTAATTTGTCCAGAAAAGTTGCGCCGACATCCGCACCGGTTTTGATTGGCGGAGAGAGCGGCACAGGCAAGGAACTGATTTCGTTTCTCATTCATCGTTTCAGCAAACGGGCTGCCGGGCCTTATATTAGGGTAAATTGTGCCGCGCTGAACGATTCGCTTCTTGAAAGCGAACTTTTCGGTCATGAAAAAGGCGCGTTTACCGGGGCTTATGCGCAGCGCAAAGGCAGATTTGAAATGGCGCACGGCGGAACTTTACTGCTCGATGAAATTACCGAAACGCCGATAAATTTTCAGGCCAAACTGCTTCGCGTTCTCGAACAGCAGGATTTTGAACGTGTCGGCGGAAACGACAGCGTTAAAGTTGATGTTCGCGTTATCAGCACTTCCAACAGGGATTTGCTTTCGGAAATTGCCAACGGCAGATTTCGGCAGGATCTTTATTATCGTCTTTGCGGCGTGAAATTAGTTATTCCGCCTCTGCGGGATCGTGCTGATGATTTGCCAGACCTGGTTTGGCACTTTGTAAATCTTCACGCTCCGCAGTCGCAGCGAAAAATAACGAGCCTTGATTCTTCGATGATGAATCTTTTCGCGAAATATCATTGGCCGGGGAATATTCGTCAGTTGCGAAATGTCGTGATGACTTCGCTGATTCTCGGCTCCGGCCCGAAATTATCGTTAGCAGATGTTTCGTGGCTCTTCGAAGAAATTCAGCCTCGACAGCAGGAAGTTGCGTCGCTGTCCGAATTGACAGGTATGCCTCTTGAGCAGGTTGAAAAGCAGGCGATTTTGGAAACGCTCGACAACACCGGCGGCAACCAGACAAAGGCCGCAAAAATTTTAGGCATTAGCGACAGAACATTAAGAAGCAAAATTCGCAGTTATAGTAAAAACGATGAGTTGCAATTGGTATCATAATTTTTTTTGATTAAGGGTATTAGTAATGGCAGAAGCTGACAAAAAACCGGCTCCTAATGCAGAACAGAAGGACGCTCCAAAAGCCGAGGCTCCTAAAACTGAAAATAAGGATGTAAAAGAAGCACAGCCCAAGACTGCGGCTAAAACAGGTATGCTTACTTATGTGATTATGGTGGTTGTCGTGCTTGTGCTTGCCGGCAGCGGTTTTTTCCTCGGCCGCATATTCGCAGGCGGTGCAGACCCGAATGCCGTACAGGAAGAAGTAAATAAACCTGAAGTAAAAAAAGAAGAAAAGAAAGAAGTAAAGAAGGAAGAGAAAAAAGGCGGTCATGGCGGCCATGGTGCAAAGGAAGAAGAAAAGCCCGCAGCCCCGGTACTCTCGCCGACCGATACGTGGTATTTCAGCGGACTGGAATCTGTAGTTGTCAATCCCGATGAGCCTGGCGCCACGCGATATGTCCGCGTAGGTCTGAATCTCGAATTCGGAGGTGATTTTGCTTCCGAAGAAGCTGAAGAGCTTATTAACGCAAAAAAACCGCTGCTGATTAACTGGCTCAATCTTTATTTTAAGAGTCTTACTCTAAACCAGATGCAGAACGACAGGGATATGAAGAGGATGCTGGTGCAGATTTGCGATGCGTTCAATGAAATTCTCTTTCCAGATGAAAAACCTAAAATCAAAAAAATTCTTATCAGGGAATTTAACATACAATGATTTCCGCCGCGGATAACAATCTGACAAAAGAAAAAATTCAGCAGCTTCTTGCTGCTGTCGGCAAAAGAGCGTCCGATCCTGCCGACCTGAATCCTGACGCCAAAGATCACAACTGGCGTGCGTCGAAATATTTCAGTAATGAGCAGGTAAAAAATGTTGAGGCGTTTGCCGCAAAGGCCGCGGGCAATATTGCCGCCAGTTTTCAGAAAATTTTCTTTTACAAATTCGATGTCGCGGTTACTTCCGTCAGTCAGCACACTGCCGGCGATTTTATGCAGCCAGGCGGTAGTGTAAAATATTATCTTTCTTTCGCCGCCAAAGACCAGCCTGCCGGCCTATTCGTTATGCCTTCGCAGACCGCCAATCTTTGGGCTTCGCAGCTTCTGGGTGAAAGCAAAGCAGAACCTGCCGCAGAAAAAGAATTGTCGCAGTTGGAATTGTCGCTGTTGTTTGATGTTGCGTCCTCATCGATTAAGGCCGTTTCAGATGCGTATGCTGATACTGAAATGACGGCTGTCGGCGAAGTTTCACCAAAAATTCCTCTTGAGGTGGATAACATTCGGGACGTATGCAAAGTTGGACTGAACATAAGAAAAGTCGATGCCGAGCAGCCGGTCGAGGCGTTTTTCCTGTTTTTATCAGACAAGCTGACCGCGATTGCCGGCCAGTCGAAAGCTGAAAATATTTCTCCGCAGAATGTCACAAAAGCGTTGATAACGCATCTTCATAATATTCCCGTGTCGATGACGATTCGTTTCGCCGGCGCGAAGGTAAATCTGCAGCAGTTGATGGCTCTTGAGCCTGACGACACGATTTTGCTGGATAAAAAACTCACAGAACCGGTCGAGGTGCTTTACGATAACAAAGTTATCTTCCGCGCAAGGCCGGCAAGAGCTGATGATAATTACGCGGTAGTAATTACGGAATTATATAATAATAAAAAATAGTTTGAACATTGTAAGGATAAAAAAATGGCAGAAGCAGCCGTAGCAGAGAATGTTGAGCAGCAAAACCAGACACCGCAGGACGATTCCAAAACACAGGTACAATCTGTTGACTTTCCGCAGGCGGTCGAAGGCAAAGTTGCAGGCCCGGGTTCGAGCATTGATATTTTGCTGGATATGGAAGTGCCGGTTTCTGTCGTTCTTGGAAAAGTCGAAGTTCCGATACAGAGATTTCTTCAGCTTGGCACAGGTTCGGTTTTGAAACTCAACAAATCGATAGAAGAGCCTGCCGAGTTGTATTTGAAGGATACGAAATTCGCAATCGGCAATATTGTTGTCGTCGATGACCAGTTCGCGATTAGAATAAAGGAAGTTATCGGCACTGTCGCCGCACCGCAGCCTGCCGTTAAGAAATAAGCTCTGGAGAATAAGTTTAAATGGCTAAGATGAATAAATCTGTTTCGACACCTCTTCCGCTGGAAGACGCTTCTTCGCATTCTCGGAGCAATATTATTCTGTCCCTTGGCATTGTTGCGATTCTTGCGACTTTGCTTGTGCGGATGCCCACGCCTTTGCTGGATATGCTGCTTGCGTGCAGTTTATCGCTTTCAGTTGCCATTTTAATTATCACGATGTTTTCAAGGGAAGCGCTCGACTTATCGACGTTCCCGTCATTACTGCTTTTTGTTACGCTGTTCAGACTTTCGTTGAGTGTCGCGTCCACCAGACTGATTTTGCTGCAGGGCGATGCCGGCAGAATTATTGAAACTTTCGGTCAGTTCGTCGCCGGCGGCAGTTTTGTTGTCGGTATGGTAATTTTCCTGATTATGTTCATCATTCAGTTTGTCGTGGTTACAAAAGGTGCCGAGCGTATCAGTGAAGTGTCCGCCAGATTTACGTTGGATGCTATGCCCGGCAAGCAGATGGCCATTGACGCCGATTTGAATGCCGGCGCGATTACCGAATCGCAGGCAAATGAGCGAAGGGCCAAGATTATAAAGGAGAGCGAATTTTACGGAGCGATGGACGGTGCCAGCAAATTCATCCGCGGCGATGCCATCGCGACGATTATCATTACGGTTATTAATATCATCGGCGGTATCGCGATTGGTTATTCGCGAGGTATGCAGGTCGGAGCCGCCGTGAAAGCATATTGCATCCTGTCGATTGGTGACGGTCTTGTCTGTCAGATTCCTTCGATGATTATTTCGATTAGTTCAGGCTTTCTGGTTACGAAAATTTCATCCAGTAAAAGTGTCGGCCAGGATTTATCAAAGCAGCTTTTCAGAACTTCGCAGCCTTTAACGATAGCGGCTTTTGTTATTGCCGCGATTGGTTTTGTGCCCGGTCTGCCTGCTCTGCCGTTTTTGATTTTGGCGGCAGGTTCGGGAATTATGGGGCGAGTTATTGCAAAAAGGGAAAAAGGCGAAGGCAAAAAAGCAGAAGAGCAGCCGCAAAAAAACAAATCCGCCAAACAGCAGCAGCCGATTGAGGAAATGCTCGATGTCGACAGAATTTCAGTACAGGTCGGCGTAAGACTTATCAGTCTTGTTGACCCGCGTAAAGACAGCGCGATATTTGACCGCATCGGTGCTCTTCGCAGAAAATTTGCGCAGCAGCTCGGCATTGTAATACCGCTTGTCCGTCTTCGCGACAATATCAACATAGACTCCAACGCGTATGAAATCAGGCTTTTGGATCATACTATTGCGTCAGGCCGGCTTGAGCCGAATATGTTTTTGGCGATGGATTCCGGCGCCGCGAAAATGAAGATTGATGGCATACCGACCACAGAACCCGTGTATGGTTTGCCCGCTATATGGATTAACGAGGCTACGAAAGAAAGGGCCGAGCTTAACGGCTATACAGTTATAGACCCTGAATCGGTCTTTATAACGCATTTATCTGAAACGCTCAAAAAGCATGCTGACGAGTTATTGACTCGTGAGGATGTTCAGCAGCTTGTTGACAGATTGCGAAAGACGCAGCCTTCACTTGTCGGCGATATCGTTGGTGAGCTTATGCCGATTGGAACTCTTCAGCGTGTGCTGAAAAATCTTTTAAGAAATGGAATTCCGATTCGCGAACTGCCGCTGATACTTGAAGCGCTCGGCGAATGTGCCGCCAAAACCAAAAATCCTGAAATTCTTACGGAAATCATTCGCAAGCATTTATCACGTACGATTACCGAGCAGCATAAAGACAGGAATGGCAAGATTCAGGCCATAACTCTTGACCCTGCACTTGAGCATCAGATGGCATCGAGTTTACGTCAGGAAAACGACGCTCTTACGCTTGGCCTGCCCAGTGAAACGACGATGGCGATAAATAGTTCTGTCGCCAATGCGTGGAAGACCGTTATGGACAAGGGCGTTGAGAAGGCAATTTTGCTTTGCGATTCGAGACTGCGTATGCCGTTGGCCGCGATGTTTGCGCGTTCGCTGCCGCAGTTGCCGGTTATCGCGTATAATGAAATCGCGATTGGTACCGATATAGAACCTTTACAGACAATAACGCTTCTGCAGACCATGAAAACGAATAATACAAAACAGGAACTTGTAGGAGCGTCAGCGTAATATGATTTTATTGAATCTTTACATGTTGTTATTGCCAGAAGTCTCATTGAGCGTAAGCGAATTGGGACGACGAAGCAATCTCAAGTGTTCACTTAGATATGACATCGTTGATTTGAAAGGATTGAATTTATGCTGTTAAATGACAGGCCGATTGCCATAGGTTTTTCTGTTCTTGGTTTTTTTGGTATTGCGATTGTTGGATGGTTTAGCGGCCTTTCACAGTTGACTTGTTGTAAAAGAGCCATTGTTGCTGCTTTTTTTGTGTACGTTGCCGTATCAATTGCTATGAAGGTGGTAAATATTATTTTGACAGAGGCATTGATAGACAGCCAGATGAAACAGCAGCCTAAGGAACAGGTTAAATGACAGTAGAAACTGAAAATATCTGTACAGATCTGCCCGTTGAAGAAACGAACGAGCACCTGAAAAAGCGTGCGCGGCGGGCATACAATGGCCATAAGAAGGATGCCATTGGCAGTGATTTGATAGTTCAGTTTCTGCCGATGGTTCACAAGATTGTCCAGCGGGTAGTTACCTACATTAAGCCGCCGTTGTCGTATGACGACCTTGTCTCAGCCGGAGCCGTCGGCCTGATTAAGGCTGCGCGAGATTACGATTCTTCATTGCAGGCTGAATTTAAAACGTATGCGTATATCAGGATTAGAGGCGCGGTTCTTGACGAGTTGCGGAATTTTTCACTGCTTTCGCCGAACGCTGAAAAGCAGATAAAGGAAACCGCGCAAATGACCCTTGAGATGACCAACCAGACCGGCAAAGCGCCCTCGGATGAAGAGCTTGCCGATAAATTGAATATTACCGTGGATAAACTTTACCAGACTTACGAGAATGCACGTACCAGGAATTTTGTTTCGATAGATTCCGTTTCGGATAATTTTGCTTCGCTGGGTTCTTCTTTGATTGCTTCCGGCGAGATGTCGCCTTCTGATCAGCTTGAGCAGAGTGAGCTTGTCGAAAAATTAACCGAAGCTATCCAGCAGCTTAGTGAAAGACAACGACAGATTATCATACTTTACTACAACAAGGATTTGACAATGAAGCAGATAGCGGAGGTTTTTAATATTACAGAACCGCGTGTCAGCCAACTGCACGCAAGCGCTTTATTTAATTTGTCAATTAAGATGAGGAAATTGAGAGATGGTTGATGATAGTTTAATTAAGCCGATTGATGGTCAGAATGTTATGAGTATTAAATCTGCCAAAGACAAAGACATCAATGACAAGCGAAAACGCCAAAACAACGGCCAAACGCAGCAGCACACAGAACCGAAGATTTCTGACGATTTGGATGATTCGGAAGTTGAAAAAAGCAATCATAACAAAGGTGAGCATTGGATTGATTATTGTGCCTGATTCTGATTTGAAAAAAACAGGCGTGTTTGCTGTGTAGGGGTAGACCCAGTATCTGCCCGGCTAACGATGATTTATACAGGATTAAAGATGGAAAATTCCGCTCGAATTATAAAGGGCAATAACGTAAAATTGGAAGGTACTTTTAGTCTTGACAGTGGGATGTCCAGGCCGGGCGCAGCGCACGGCGGGACGGCACTGCCGGCCGCGGTACAGGCCAGAATTTTGGAAAATAATCCTCAATACGCAGTGATTGAGGTTATATGCAGTTGCGGCACGAAAACGCAAATCAGATGTGAATACGAATCCGCAAAAGGATAGAACAATGGAGAATATAAAAATGAAAAACGGCAAAATCATAAAAGTCTTAATTATATCTTTTGCGATGTTTCTATTTGCAGGCTGCCAGCGTAGTGAGCGGATTGCAGAAGAAGCAAAACTTAAAGCTGCCGAGCGAAACGAATCGGTATCAAAAAGATTCCAGCCTGCCTCGTCTTCTGAAGGCGGCACAACGATTGACTCGGCATTAAGGCTTGCGCAGGAGCACGCCAAACTGTCCGAAAAGTACTCCGCCTCACAGCAGCAGAATCTCGAATTAACAGAGCAGAACGGCAGGCTCAAAGAACGGCTTGCAATTCTGGAACCGGAACTAAAACAGACAAAGAAGGAATTGGAAGAGGCGAATAAACTTGTTGTTGATATGAGGATTGAGCTGAACAACTGGAAGGCAGACACGATTGGTTTTCGTGATGAAATGCGAGAGGCCGACAAAGTGCAGTTGGAAACCCTGCTAAAAATACTCGAAACACTTGGCGGCGAAGTCAACTCTCCTCCTGTGTCTTCGCAGGGTCTAAATGCCGATGCTGAAAACAATATGCAGGGTGGTTCAAATGAAAAAGAGTAAATTTCTTGTTTTATTAGTGCCGTTTTTTTTAGCCGGCTGTATCGGTTCAAAAAAGTACAATCCCGATACCGCGTATTATTTTTTGTCTCCGAATAAGGATTTGAGGGACCTCGGCAGGATTGTGCTGCTGGAGTTGGCTAATGAATCGGCGTATCCGAAAGTCTCTTCAGATGTTACTGATGCGCTTTACGGCGCGATGCAGAAGATACAGGTTTTTGGAATTACATCGATTCGGCACAGCGACCAGCGATGGCAGAATTTACAGTTGGGAAGATTTGATGATTACACGCTTGAGCAGTTGTCGGCGATGCACAAATCTTTGAAGGCTGACGCTGTGTTAAGAGGTACGGTTACAAGATATGAGCCGTTTCCGCATTTGGTTATAGGGCTTCGTCTGGAGCTTATTGATTTATCAGACGGTCAGTTGTTATGGGCACTGGAACAGATTTGGGACGCCGCCGATAAGAGTACGCAGAGCAGAGTTAGGGATTAT harbors:
- the flhA gene encoding flagellar biosynthesis protein FlhA; this translates as MAKMNKSVSTPLPLEDASSHSRSNIILSLGIVAILATLLVRMPTPLLDMLLACSLSLSVAILIITMFSREALDLSTFPSLLLFVTLFRLSLSVASTRLILLQGDAGRIIETFGQFVAGGSFVVGMVIFLIMFIIQFVVVTKGAERISEVSARFTLDAMPGKQMAIDADLNAGAITESQANERRAKIIKESEFYGAMDGASKFIRGDAIATIIITVINIIGGIAIGYSRGMQVGAAVKAYCILSIGDGLVCQIPSMIISISSGFLVTKISSSKSVGQDLSKQLFRTSQPLTIAAFVIAAIGFVPGLPALPFLILAAGSGIMGRVIAKREKGEGKKAEEQPQKNKSAKQQQPIEEMLDVDRISVQVGVRLISLVDPRKDSAIFDRIGALRRKFAQQLGIVIPLVRLRDNINIDSNAYEIRLLDHTIASGRLEPNMFLAMDSGAAKMKIDGIPTTEPVYGLPAIWINEATKERAELNGYTVIDPESVFITHLSETLKKHADELLTREDVQQLVDRLRKTQPSLVGDIVGELMPIGTLQRVLKNLLRNGIPIRELPLILEALGECAAKTKNPEILTEIIRKHLSRTITEQHKDRNGKIQAITLDPALEHQMASSLRQENDALTLGLPSETTMAINSSVANAWKTVMDKGVEKAILLCDSRLRMPLAAMFARSLPQLPVIAYNEIAIGTDIEPLQTITLLQTMKTNNTKQELVGASA
- a CDS encoding tetratricopeptide repeat protein, with translation MEIKNIKFEISGCIGILTICLAFFVSVSAAEEFEPLDVLDANFQTVVDMNMVPLDFLSIAQANLLTKMDGSSDLRSQLKQVIDRINSVQFKSKEQADRDAAVSSDIAVAENAAKQDKEAKDFPKTIIPDASVSQDSQKNMNITEQTSRMIEQSIQQPQSVKNPLELADILYNCGRLKDAAVFYQQALEDSNEINDVMYKDKAWILFQAGNCLQKIEPQTAVKMYKRLIAEYSDSTWAQAAGAKSNLIEWYLQQKPDALLKKAK
- a CDS encoding tetratricopeptide repeat protein, which codes for MTELNQKTDIGELGQHWHERLKELRLARTNKAQRQPRQAPQADNSVHIPADEELFAGTVHEELTSKDIFAGDDSTYEELEAAVHVIPAVSASVKSSAKAKSSRPVPISLTYSSFSPLEISLAAGVLIIVAVLIFEFFSPFAIRSPWHKAQQSQAVQPTAETVEPVVEQVEPQVEEVIAVEPSQPATLQSAQQLYLKEEYPQALEVYTKLYENPSVSKDDLMKDFLQLQMALCAERIGQYNQAAIDFRRLLYSRSPVVRVMAGYHCGLLEMHRNDYLSARTKAYQAIALIDAVDFDKDWAYSFRRNCYFLAAQAMTKEVVRLCDTYGQQPAELWPAYSAADEIFLNLDESKIYDLLNSGTNKLLPAALGPQVQKFDNQGGFDLYNIVCDGASIEELVGKFSFSTQINSKWDLNLDDSGIRRQLVYLYLRSAQTRQFATVAAGCAGLLADTSDNGLINIYNPSSYSLLSEHLTRLSSQAVSQWREFVLMFPEDERQASVHFALGLLYVPANLYTESISEYKLVANRFARSPLAPYALVNLANIRCNLKDYHGAYEDLRQLTEQFPDSQVSVDASLYYADTAFKADLKEESARIYKKVYNSALTPDVQVSAAFGAGKSSYMVQDYEDAEKWLTKYLAAVPNTPSRDLYQAYLYLARTYLALDKIDFACEAMNYAMQGASQYLQKEEYIDVIPSLVDAYMKNGSYVQALNLLGSIDMTSLTQDESVQVLILKSKMLRAMGLIDRALTIFGDRVEYTYDKQLRSQIYFELSQSYRQKGDLNTAGKLLSEVVVLAKAGPLLYDASISLANICLELGNGSQAISVCRQLLELEPEAGVKQKALEILAAAYKQNKNYDSAALALLGQWK
- a CDS encoding sigma-54 dependent transcriptional regulator, whose product is MNKNVLVVDSDKDSTRVVLEILARRGIRATVAGCGKAVADFLVRDSYDLVFNVVRVSHPQDDFRIIRDIRTTWPQMPLITICDSQNQPQNNQQLLDIVAAVTNAGCCDCLIKPLDKSRIENLLDSVLPNNKVAIADYDDRDNLSTIIGRSEKLLNIVNLSRKVAPTSAPVLIGGESGTGKELISFLIHRFSKRAAGPYIRVNCAALNDSLLESELFGHEKGAFTGAYAQRKGRFEMAHGGTLLLDEITETPINFQAKLLRVLEQQDFERVGGNDSVKVDVRVISTSNRDLLSEIANGRFRQDLYYRLCGVKLVIPPLRDRADDLPDLVWHFVNLHAPQSQRKITSLDSSMMNLFAKYHWPGNIRQLRNVVMTSLILGSGPKLSLADVSWLFEEIQPRQQEVASLSELTGMPLEQVEKQAILETLDNTGGNQTKAAKILGISDRTLRSKIRSYSKNDELQLVS
- a CDS encoding FliM/FliN family flagellar motor C-terminal domain-containing protein — protein: MISAADNNLTKEKIQQLLAAVGKRASDPADLNPDAKDHNWRASKYFSNEQVKNVEAFAAKAAGNIAASFQKIFFYKFDVAVTSVSQHTAGDFMQPGGSVKYYLSFAAKDQPAGLFVMPSQTANLWASQLLGESKAEPAAEKELSQLELSLLFDVASSSIKAVSDAYADTEMTAVGEVSPKIPLEVDNIRDVCKVGLNIRKVDAEQPVEAFFLFLSDKLTAIAGQSKAENISPQNVTKALITHLHNIPVSMTIRFAGAKVNLQQLMALEPDDTILLDKKLTEPVEVLYDNKVIFRARPARADDNYAVVITELYNNKK
- a CDS encoding FliA/WhiG family RNA polymerase sigma factor, which encodes MTVETENICTDLPVEETNEHLKKRARRAYNGHKKDAIGSDLIVQFLPMVHKIVQRVVTYIKPPLSYDDLVSAGAVGLIKAARDYDSSLQAEFKTYAYIRIRGAVLDELRNFSLLSPNAEKQIKETAQMTLEMTNQTGKAPSDEELADKLNITVDKLYQTYENARTRNFVSIDSVSDNFASLGSSLIASGEMSPSDQLEQSELVEKLTEAIQQLSERQRQIIILYYNKDLTMKQIAEVFNITEPRVSQLHASALFNLSIKMRKLRDG
- a CDS encoding FliM/FliN family flagellar motor switch protein, with translation MAEAAVAENVEQQNQTPQDDSKTQVQSVDFPQAVEGKVAGPGSSIDILLDMEVPVSVVLGKVEVPIQRFLQLGTGSVLKLNKSIEEPAELYLKDTKFAIGNIVVVDDQFAIRIKEVIGTVAAPQPAVKK
- a CDS encoding flagellar basal body-associated FliL family protein; protein product: MAEADKKPAPNAEQKDAPKAEAPKTENKDVKEAQPKTAAKTGMLTYVIMVVVVLVLAGSGFFLGRIFAGGADPNAVQEEVNKPEVKKEEKKEVKKEEKKGGHGGHGAKEEEKPAAPVLSPTDTWYFSGLESVVVNPDEPGATRYVRVGLNLEFGGDFASEEAEELINAKKPLLINWLNLYFKSLTLNQMQNDRDMKRMLVQICDAFNEILFPDEKPKIKKILIREFNIQ